The following are encoded in a window of Gasterosteus aculeatus chromosome 5, fGasAcu3.hap1.1, whole genome shotgun sequence genomic DNA:
- the tmem130 gene encoding transmembrane protein 130 encodes MDRKSSAWVWLLFPLVGAGVAETTDPWTHLESIAGRLVFYQMEGNATRVRNTGELASRVPTKTTFERFDPQKNFSTAKFTYTWDLGDGQVIRGREPVVRYRYSASGNYTLRLKVGANVTTYSPAIADVYSTEVQVLDAIKSIELKGPSDYQVSKNTSLAFHVDGSPPMWVCWRFLTDCVADEAASCTLTALYGNTLRLNHTFTAAGVHCVDISVHNDVSRMQTSFSLYVRNNNTHLIFILSCAAVLLATFSFIAVIACRPRHRHGSQVATCSNAVFLKNQDAEGQSAIVFNFSDVAKGEKEPLLTQHGTQ; translated from the exons ATGGACAG GAAAAGCTCTGCATGGGTCTGGCTGCTGTTTCCTCTGGTGGGCGCCGGCGTGGCAGAGACCACGGACCCTTGGACACACCTGG AAAGCATCGCGGGGAGGTTGGTTTTCTATCAGATGGAGGGGAACGCTACCCGCGTGAGGAACACTGGAGAACTGGCCTCGCGTGTTCCCACCAAGACCACGTTTGAACGCTTCGACCCCCAGAAGAATTTCAGCACGGCAAAGTTCACCTACACGTGGGACTTAGGGGACGG ACAGGTGATCCGAGGGAGGGAGCCGGTGGTCCGCTATCGCTACAGCGCCTCGGGGAACTACACACTGCGCCTCAAAGTGGGAGCGAACGTGACCACATATTCACCCGCCATCGCCGACGTCTACTCCACCGAGGTCCAGGTCCTGG ACGCCATCAAAAGCATCGAGCTGAAGGGGCCTTCAGACTACCAGGTGTCTAAGAACACAAGTTTGGCTTTTCATGTCGATGGAAG tcctCCCATGTGGGTGTGCTGGCGTTTCCTGACCGACTGCGTGGCGGACGAGGCGGCGAGCTGCACGCTGACCGCGCTGTACGGAAACACGCTGCGACTGAACCACACCTTCACCGCCGCGGGCGTCCACTGCGTCGACATCAGCGTCCACAACGACGTCAGCCGGATGCAGACCTCCTTCAGCCTCTACGTCCGCAACA ATAACACCCACTTGATCTTCATCCTGTCGTGCGCTGCCGTTCTTCTAGCGACCTTCTCCTTCATCGCGGTCATCGCCTGCCGCCCTCGTCACCGCCACGGATCCCAG GTTGCAACGTGCAGCAACGCCGTATTTCTGAAGAACCAAGACGCCGAAGGTCAAAGCGCGATCGTCTTTAACTTCTCCGACGTGGcgaagggagagaaggagcctCTCCTGACGCAGCACGGGACACAGTAG
- the nptx2b gene encoding neuronal pentraxin-2b: MLLLLCGLLCVCALGGGQLPSGQADDGKRYICRAVPLSGDSSCPVTLLPELNAGSQEEELRNTVMQLRETILQQKETIAKQIGTINELTTKLSLCASTDDRKYDKGASWGKEKQNTMGDVPRDPNDSIDSLGKTMQGLKDRLENLEQQHLRANISGASFPSELRDLLQRRLRELEKQLLKKVSSLEEEKSMLSNATAAYRLKTESTLSALVDRISELEKGGGDFKSPEQFKLCLPQRTNYLYGRITKSLPEMYAFTLCMWIKSSASPGIGTPFSYGVPGQANEIVLIEWGNNPIELLINDKVAQLPLEVRDGMWHHICISWTTRDGQWDAYQDGRKLGTGDNLAAWHPIKPGGVIILGQEQDVVGGRFDAGQAFVGELSQVNIWDRVLKPVEVQSMANCSAYVPGNVISWLASNVEVFGRGAFKRPLEVCQERLPNA; this comes from the exons ATGTTGCTCCTCTTGTGCggattgttgtgtgtttgcgcgcTTGGCGGCGGCCAACTACCGAGCGGCCAGGCGGACGATGGGAAGCGATACATCTGCCGGGCTGTGCCCCTCAGCGGAGATTCCAGCTGCCCTGTGACTCTGTTACCGGAGCTGAACGCCGGGAGCCAGGAGGAAGAGCTCAGGAATACCGTCATGCAGCTCCGAGAGACCATCTTACAGCAGAAAGAAACCATTGCCAAGCAGATAGGCACCATCAACGAGCTAACCACCAAGCTGTCCCTCTGTGCCTCAACCGACGACAGGAAGTACGACAAAGGGGCTTCCTGGggcaaagaaaagcaaaatacAATGGGGGACGTTCCAAGAGACCCAAATGACTCCATCGATAGTCTTGGAAAAACCATGCAAGGACTCAAGGACCGGCTGGAGAATTTGGAG CAACAGCATCTGCGCGCCAACATATCCGGCGCCTCGTTCCCCAGTGAGCTCCGCGACCTGCTGCAGCGGCGGCTCAgggagctggagaagcagctCCTGAAGAAAGTCAgcagcctggaggaggagaagagcatGCTCTCCAATGCCACGGCCGCTTACAGGCTGAAGACGGAGAGCACGCTGAGCGCCCTGGTGGACAGGATCAGCGAGCTGGAGAAAG gaggaggagacttCAAGTCCCCGGAGCAGTTCAAGCTGTGCCTCCCCCAGAGGACCAACTACCTGTACGGCCGCATCACCAAGAGCCTGCCGGAGATGTACGCGTTCACTCTGTGCATGTGGATCAAGTCCAGTGCCAGTCCAGGCATCGGCACACCTTTCTCTTACGGTGTACCGGGGCAAGCCAATGAGATAGTGCTGATCGAATGGGGCAATAACCCCATAGAGTTGCTCATCAATGACAAG GTTGCCCAGTTGCCATTGGAGGTCCGGGATGGAATGTGGCACCACATCTGCATCTCTTGGACCACACGGGACGGCCAGTGGGACGCTTACCAGGACGGGAGGAAGCTGGGAACTGGCGACAACCTGGCCGCTTGGCACCCCATCAAACCCGGGGGGGTCATCATCCTTGGGCAGGAACAG GACGTGGTCGGCGGCCGCTTCGATGCTGGTCAGGCGTTTGTGGGCGAGCTGAGCCAGGTCAACATCTGGGACCGCGTTCTGAAGCCGGTGGAGGTCCAGTCCATGGCTAACTGCAGCGCGTACGTCCCCGGAAACGTGATTTCCTGGCTGGCGAGCAACGTCGAAGTTTTCGGGAGGGGGGCGTTCAAGCGGCCCCTGGAGGTGTGTCAGGAGCGGCTGCCGAATGCTTAG